The genomic DNA TCTTGCGATGACCCTGTGGTGATTACCGTGGGTATGAAGGGGATGCAGGTCCCGTCCCGCTCCGATCATCCGCATCAGAGCCTTCTCGCCGGGGTGCGTCATCGGCATGCAGTTGTACGGCTGATGAGGCAGCAGCGGGTCGTAAGCCATGCTCATCGTATCCGGCGACGTACGGCCGTTGATGAACCAGTACACTGGAAAAAAAGTCGAGGTGTCGACCTCGGCCATTCTCCCGGCGGCAACCATTTCGTGGATCCGGGGATCCATTTCGGTAAGGAGGAACAAGTATTCCTGGTCATAAGCGCTGCTCGGGTCGTTGTAGGCAATCCTGTTCATGTGCTCGTCGAACCCGGTGGGCCGCACGATCAACGCGCCGACCAGCCCCATCTCGATCTGAAGGTCCGAATTGGTTCCACTGTAATAGGTATAGGTTCCTGCTTCGGAAGCGGTAAACCGATACGTCACCTTTCCCCCTCCGGCGGCAGCCTCACGGGTAAGGACGCCGGGAACGCCACCCGATGCCACTACGCCGCTTTGACCGGGGAAGACGGCGGAGACGGGAACGGACAGGGTGTTGGTCAGAGTGACCGTTACCGTATCACCCTGATTCACAATCAAGGTCGGTCCGGGATATTGCATGAGGCCATCGCCGTTGGCGTAGCCCCACATCAGATAATTGCCCCCTTCGCCGGTGCTGATGTAGCCGGACTTGGCGGTAAGATTGAATGTGGGCCCGGTTATCCCGTCGACGGTGGCCAGTGCGGGAAAGCAGGCGCACAGAACCACCAGGGCGGATAGCAGTAATATGTGCATAATTTTTTTCATAGTTACCCCCTAAAAAGTGCTCTGCCAAAAGGTTGTTCAAAAACATTCAGATCGTCGCACCCGCAGGAGTGCACGCGGAGGCGTAGCAGCGCTACGCCGCACAAGCAAACGACGAAGACGGCGGCGAGATCGACCGTTTTTTCAACAACCGCCTTAGAGAAGTTCGATTTCCGTCATCATTCCGCCATAATCCTCCTCATTGTTGCTCAGATTATGGATGTCGGTGGCGTACAGGAAGTATGTCCCCGGTGCGATCCCTGCTGTATCGAGAATGACGTCGCAAGCCTGACCTCCGCCAAGGGTGACGGAATTGGTCGTGTAGGAAAGATTCTCGCCGGCCGTGCTGCGCAAAATACGCGCGTCTTTACCGACGACCTTCATCGGAATACCAAGAACGGACAAGGTATAGAAATCAACCGTCGCCAGGCTGGAGAGGCGCAGCAGTATCTTCTGGCCCCGCACCGCGGTTATTTTCGACGAAACCCTCTGCGAAACCTTGCCGCCGTTTTCCGCAGGCGCAGGCAGCGGGGCCGGGTTTACCGTGTCAGGGTACCCACGGCCGTTCAGCATGGGATAATTGTCTTTCATCATGGCGAACGGAAGCGGCTGAACGGCGATGTGCTTGTCATGGAAATTGGAATCGAAACCATGGATCTGGATGGGAAAGTCTACGTCGTAGCAGGTTGAGCCGTCTCCGTCGTTATAGGCATACTTACGTGAGGCGCACCCGCCGACCAATGTGCCGTCCTGCAGCGGCGTAACGTACAGGTTGCCCAGCATACCCATCTGCATGTGCTCGGTTGCTTCCACGTGACAGTGATACAGGTAGGTGCCCGGTTCAGGGGCGCGGTAATAGTAGGTCAGGCTGGACCCCATATTGATGGCTATGGAGCCCATCGGTTCGCCGTCGAATACGGGAGCCGCGTTGGCAAAACCGTGCCAGTGGACCGTATGTGGATCGAACAGGTCCGGACGCATCATCATCCCCACATTGGTAAGCGTCAGGTAGACAATGTTCCCCTCCCGGACCTTGATTGTAGGCGCGGGAAATTCCCCAGCCAGCATGCCATGCATCATGACCATGTCTTCCGGCAATCCGGTAACGTTCGAGAAACCGAACATGTACTGTGGATGTCCGTCCGCCATGGTTATGAAACCGTCCCCCGCCGCCAGATGGATGCAAT from Geobacter sp. DSM 9736 includes the following:
- a CDS encoding multicopper oxidase domain-containing protein; this encodes MRFKVINIFLFISMLLYSVSHASVKVQCPGDTNGDAQWTGSEVRPPNTDCIHLAAGDGFITMADGHPQYMFGFSNVTGLPEDMVMMHGMLAGEFPAPTIKVREGNIVYLTLTNVGMMMRPDLFDPHTVHWHGFANAAPVFDGEPMGSIAINMGSSLTYYYRAPEPGTYLYHCHVEATEHMQMGMLGNLYVTPLQDGTLVGGCASRKYAYNDGDGSTCYDVDFPIQIHGFDSNFHDKHIAVQPLPFAMMKDNYPMLNGRGYPDTVNPAPLPAPAENGGKVSQRVSSKITAVRGQKILLRLSSLATVDFYTLSVLGIPMKVVGKDARILRSTAGENLSYTTNSVTLGGGQACDVILDTAGIAPGTYFLYATDIHNLSNNEEDYGGMMTEIELL
- a CDS encoding multicopper oxidase domain-containing protein → MKKIMHILLLSALVVLCACFPALATVDGITGPTFNLTAKSGYISTGEGGNYLMWGYANGDGLMQYPGPTLIVNQGDTVTVTLTNTLSVPVSAVFPGQSGVVASGGVPGVLTREAAAGGGKVTYRFTASEAGTYTYYSGTNSDLQIEMGLVGALIVRPTGFDEHMNRIAYNDPSSAYDQEYLFLLTEMDPRIHEMVAAGRMAEVDTSTFFPVYWFINGRTSPDTMSMAYDPLLPHQPYNCMPMTHPGEKALMRMIGAGRDLHPLHTHGNHHRVIARDGRLLSTGAGADLAEWAFTTTVVPGQTADAIFTWTGEKLGWDVYGPINTNCTDADNDGMADGMAMAMHCHDATCNDTDGDNFDDATHEYCPDHGKPFPVELPDVKELTFGQHWGGSPFLGALGALPPGQGGFNPNGGFFFMLHSHAEKEITNNDIFPGGLMTMMVVEAPGVMLMGH